A genome region from Clostridiales bacterium includes the following:
- a CDS encoding pyruvate carboxylase subunit B: MAKIKIMDTILRDAHQSQAATRMSFEDMLPAAPLLDKIGYYALEVWGGATFDSCLRFLNEDPWERLRKLREALPNTKLQMLLRGQNLLGYKHYADDVVDKFCELSIKNGIDIIRIFDALNDPRNIKRAMEATKKAGGIVEAAISYTVSEVHTRDYFVKLAKEYENMGADIICIKDMANLLLPYEAYELVKALKDQIQVPIHVHTHNTAGTGDMVYLKAIEAGCDIVDTALSPFGNGTSQPATEPLVAALKGTQYDTGLDLELLNQAAEHFRNVADKLKKKGVISPNVLSVDIKALIYQVPGGMLSNLISQLKQQGALEKLNEVLAEVPRVRADFGYPPLVTPSSQIIGTQAVLNVLSGERYKMVTKESKDMLSGAYGRLPMPPNPKVVKKVIGDQKIIEHRPADDIAPELEKYKEQCA, from the coding sequence ATGGCAAAAATAAAAATCATGGATACAATATTGCGAGACGCGCATCAATCGCAGGCGGCAACGCGAATGTCTTTTGAGGATATGCTGCCCGCCGCGCCTCTTCTTGACAAAATCGGCTATTACGCTTTGGAAGTATGGGGCGGGGCGACTTTTGATTCCTGCCTTAGATTTTTAAACGAAGACCCTTGGGAGAGGCTCCGAAAATTAAGGGAAGCCTTGCCCAACACCAAACTTCAAATGCTTTTAAGAGGCCAAAACCTTTTGGGATACAAACATTATGCCGACGATGTTGTCGATAAATTTTGCGAATTATCAATAAAAAACGGAATAGACATAATAAGAATTTTTGACGCACTCAACGACCCCCGCAACATAAAAAGGGCGATGGAAGCCACAAAGAAAGCGGGCGGAATAGTGGAAGCCGCGATATCATACACCGTAAGCGAAGTCCATACCAGAGATTATTTCGTAAAGCTAGCCAAAGAATACGAAAACATGGGCGCTGATATAATCTGTATCAAAGACATGGCTAACCTGCTTTTGCCTTACGAGGCTTACGAGCTCGTGAAAGCGCTAAAAGACCAAATACAAGTTCCTATCCATGTGCATACGCATAACACGGCGGGCACGGGCGATATGGTGTATCTCAAGGCTATAGAAGCCGGCTGCGATATCGTGGATACCGCGTTGTCGCCATTTGGCAACGGAACTTCGCAACCAGCGACAGAACCACTGGTAGCCGCCCTCAAAGGCACGCAATACGATACGGGGCTTGATTTGGAGCTATTAAACCAAGCGGCTGAACATTTCCGCAACGTAGCCGATAAACTCAAGAAAAAGGGCGTAATAAGCCCCAATGTTTTGTCGGTGGATATAAAAGCGCTTATCTATCAAGTGCCGGGCGGAATGCTGTCCAACCTTATCAGCCAATTAAAACAGCAAGGCGCTTTAGAAAAATTAAACGAAGTTTTGGCTGAGGTCCCGCGCGTAAGAGCGGACTTTGGCTATCCGCCTTTGGTAACCCCGTCCAGCCAGATTATAGGGACGCAAGCCGTTTTGAATGTTTTGTCCGGCGAAAGATACAAAATGGTAACCAAAGAATCCAAGGACATGCTCTCGGGCGCTTACGGCAGGTTGCCAATGCCGCCTAATCCGAAGGTTGTCAAGAAAGTTATCGGCGACCAAAAAATCATAGAACATAGACCGGCGGACGATATCGCGCCCGAGCTGGAAAAATATAAGGAACAATGCGC
- a CDS encoding biotin/lipoyl-binding protein, whose product MRQFKITVNGNTYEVAVEELNASRPVVTSSSTAVNSSPEPTKAKAPQNISAKGAPVNVPMPGTILKIPVKDGATVKKGDVIVVLEAMKLENDIFSPADGVVNLAVSQGATVETGDLLAIIS is encoded by the coding sequence ATGCGTCAATTTAAGATAACCGTAAATGGAAACACATATGAAGTAGCAGTAGAAGAACTAAACGCGTCCAGACCTGTTGTCACATCTTCAAGTACTGCTGTAAATTCAAGCCCTGAGCCTACAAAGGCGAAAGCGCCTCAAAATATATCGGCCAAGGGCGCGCCTGTTAACGTGCCTATGCCCGGAACAATTCTAAAAATTCCCGTAAAAGACGGGGCGACCGTAAAAAAAGGCGATGTAATAGTGGTTTTGGAAGCTATGAAACTTGAAAACGATATTTTCTCGCCCGCGGACGGCGTGGTCAATTTGGCGGTCAGCCAAGGGGCGACCGTGGAGACGGGCGATCTTTTGGCGATAATATCTTAA